In the Candidatus Zixiibacteriota bacterium genome, GCGACAGTAAAGGCGGCACGCGCGTGACTCGGGCGGGCGTCACGCGGAATGAAGGGAGTGACGTAGGGCATCATCTCAATCGAGAGACCGGGCGGTTTGCCGAGACCTCGGCGTAGTTGCGCGAGAGCCCCCCGGTCTTCCTTCTTGGCCAGTTCCTTGAGATAGGTGATGAGTCCCGATCGTTGATCTGAATTCATGCGGATATCTCCTTCTGTGATTCGTACAATTGTGATCGTAGTTGTTGCTCACAGACTGCGATGGCCTGAAGAGCGTTGGCAGTGAAACGCAGTTTAGCAACGGCGCCCGAAAACGCATCGAATGCGGCATTTCGCGTGGTCACGGCCCACGTTTCCAACGATGCTGTCGGGTTGCCGACGATGGTGCTAAGAAAGCCGTAGAATGGAACGTCGAGTTCACTCCAGAAGGCACCGACAGCGCGATTCGGGTCAATTGGGGGGTTGACTTTGCCGGCGGCTCCCTGTCTCAGCAGCAGGTGGCGATTAAGGCGATTGACTGTTTGTTTAAGGGCGAAACCGGTGTTCTCGGAGTGTCGAAGCGCCACGCCCAACAAGGTCCGACATTCGTCGTCCCGCAGCAGCGGTAACGGGAGCGGGAGTCTTTCGTGTCGCCACAGATAGATAGCGGACTGAAAGTTGGCGACACCAAAAATGTCAAGGTTAAGTCGTGTCCCTTTGCTGATGACCTGGAAGGCCTCCTCAGAGGCCAACCTGCGAACGTTTTCGGATTGATGCCCACTCCCACGTAGTCCAATGAAGGCGTCGCTGTCGCGCCAGAGAGCCCGATCTCTCCTGAGTTTCATCGGGCGAATTGGAGTCTTCTTGTCTTGAGACTCCCCGTAGACTTTGAATTGATCACAATGCCATCCGGCTGAGATCTTCGGCCCTTGGGCAATCTGGACGATACGAACACACAATTCTCCGTCGAGCAACTCTGGATGCAGCTTGATATACCTGTGATTGAACGTCAGGTAGTCAAGATAGCCCGCAGGGTCTCCCTCCGGGGGGTTCTTCAGAAACTGGAAAGCCTGCGCATTCCGTTCCCACGCGGGAAGATCGGCCCCGTTGGTTGGAAAGGGTTGGAGCTTTCCGTCATAAACTACCATGTTGAGCCAACATGTATTCCGCAGACTGTCGCCCCTGATGAGGACTTGCACACCATCAACGAGGTATCCAAGCCTCTGAGCACAGGATGCGCTCTGTGCGTTGTTTTGTAGCCCGAGACAGTGCTCGGCAAGGAGGTAGCAAGCGGCCTGGGATGGCGCAAATGCCGGCTCATCGTCGTCGGTCGAATGCTCAAAGAGCGTATCATTGCTGCCCGATGCCCTCTCTGGGACAAGGCAGACAATTGACCGTCTCCGGGCGTCTTTCGGCATGCTTGTGACCTGATAGAATGGATACTTGTCATGGAACAAGTCAAAGCGATCATCAAATTCGGAGAAGTAGTCGTCCAATTTCTTCGGGTCCCATTGACTATCCCGAGAGAGATTACACCACTCATCTGTACTGGGCGGGCCATAGACCCGATGAAGAATCGCGAGGAGAAGCCGCAGAATGGCAACAGTGACAAGCGGCGACTGCGCATGGACTTCCCTGAGTGTATGTGCTTCTTTCAAGGTCTGGCCGATTCCGAGCCGGACACGTGAACCGTCGAGCTTAATGCACGGAATCCAAGGCTGCTCAATGAGGTTGAAACTAAGTTCCACCTGACCTCCCTATTTTGTTCTGTTAATGATTAACCCCAGATCGTTGTCAAGGACCATTTCGATGTCGCCTATTCGAGCGCGATGTTGCGCGAAAATGATGAACTTCAGGCTGCGAGTCAGCGGATTGTGCCTCCATGCGCTTGGAGTCTCCTGACCTTTCAGAGCTCTCACCACGTCGAATTGCGAGACCGAAACCGAATCGAGTATCATTGCCTTTGCCTGTGCAAAATTTGGTTCTTGGTAAAGCAGAGGATGATCAGGTTCGCTTCTCTCGGACTGTAGACACACGATGCTGATGCTTTCCCGTCCATATCGG is a window encoding:
- the casA gene encoding type I-E CRISPR-associated protein Cse1/CasA, whose amino-acid sequence is MELSFNLIEQPWIPCIKLDGSRVRLGIGQTLKEAHTLREVHAQSPLVTVAILRLLLAILHRVYGPPSTDEWCNLSRDSQWDPKKLDDYFSEFDDRFDLFHDKYPFYQVTSMPKDARRRSIVCLVPERASGSNDTLFEHSTDDDEPAFAPSQAACYLLAEHCLGLQNNAQSASCAQRLGYLVDGVQVLIRGDSLRNTCWLNMVVYDGKLQPFPTNGADLPAWERNAQAFQFLKNPPEGDPAGYLDYLTFNHRYIKLHPELLDGELCVRIVQIAQGPKISAGWHCDQFKVYGESQDKKTPIRPMKLRRDRALWRDSDAFIGLRGSGHQSENVRRLASEEAFQVISKGTRLNLDIFGVANFQSAIYLWRHERLPLPLPLLRDDECRTLLGVALRHSENTGFALKQTVNRLNRHLLLRQGAAGKVNPPIDPNRAVGAFWSELDVPFYGFLSTIVGNPTASLETWAVTTRNAAFDAFSGAVAKLRFTANALQAIAVCEQQLRSQLYESQKEISA